The window ATATGAGCAACTAATTAGCAGCAATGAGTTGATGGAATGACATTCTGAGAAAAGTGGGTCATACCTGGGTGCGAGAAACTTCAACTTTGCCTGGGATGGTACAAGAGGAATAAGATGGTTCTTCTGAATTTAAACCATGATTGAATTCCGCACAGTTCTTATTAAGACCCTGAGCAATAACATTTTCTTGCACTCCCTTTCCcttaaataaaatgtttgagGTACCGCCAGTGCCACCAGAAACAGGTATAGAAGCTCCAGGTCTTTTCGTAGCAATATCTAGACGTTCAATCATTTTTGCAACGCCAGCAATCCCCGCACTCATCTCCCGCTGCACTCCCTTGCTGAGCTCCTTAACAGAGTTATTACGAGCAAGAAGCTTCTCTTTCAGACCTCTGGTACCTTTAGAAATAGATTCCTTGTATCTGTTACAATACATCCATGCCATTAGCAACACATAGTTATCAGTCTCAAACAAACCTGAATTGAAACACAAGTACCTGGCTGAAGCAATGGACCATTTTGATTTGATAGACTCTGTGAAAGAGAATGTTTCAGATGAGCTTGGTCTATGTGGAGTATCCACTTGTGGCTGCctgaagaaaacaaagaacaaTGATCAAAGGACTTAAAGGTTGTATAAAAAGTAATGCAAGTGAATACCAATGACCACTACAAACAGAAGAATACTTCAGAGAAATACCATTTAGAGATGCACATAAAAATACGATAACATACTGCTATTATCATggtcatcataaaaaattgatagaaAACAGCTGAGAGCCACGGCATAAGATCTGTAGAGCATGAATAATATAAACCTCATGCGTTCCATGTTGGAAGCAAATTTTCAGGATGTTCTTCCAACGGGACATACTACAATAAGCAAGTTGAGAACAGGCTAGGAATCCAAGAGAAAATAATTACCTTGAATCGATAGCCTTATCTCCACTGACAGCAGAACTAGAGACCACATCAACAGATGGGTTCACAGGCAATGGAGGGTCAACATTTGGTATGACAGAAGCCAGTGAATCAGGCTGACTTAACCCATACCTTAAGTTTTGGCATTCATCTGGTGAAGTTGGATTTGTCTGCTGTGTGTGCAGCATATGTTCAGGAGAggtaaaaaaaagaacttgaGAAGGGTCAAGCCCAAAAGATCTTTGCCTTTCCCTTCTGCGAACATAACGAGCTCTGCTCGCAGCAGCAGCTAGATGCTGCAAAATGCGTTCATCAAAGTCTGAGTCATCTGAATGAGATGCATCCTGAGAACAAAACAACATGCtatcattaaaatattcttgTTGAGCTTAATACTCAGcataaaaatgaatataaagGTTCAAAAGGAACCAAATAAATCACCTCCTCAGCACCAAAACCGTCatggaaatgatgaaaatctATGAGAACAGCAGGAGAAGGGTTCCTTGACCTGCAGTGCCTTTCAATCCTGACAGTATCTAGAAGCTCTTGGCTGCAAAGATGCAtgcatataaacaaaaaatcacTGATTAGCTGGTTGGTTTCCACTCATAAgcaattgatgaatttaatgCATGTATGTAGAGAGTTAGAGAGGAGGGATGGGAATTAACAACTTATACACCTGGCAGGATCTTTCAGGACAAACGATTGCCAACATATTGGGCACTCTTTGCTTCTCTGTGACCTAGTGGTACACAAGTTCAATTAGGAAATGACAGAATTAAAAACATAGAACTATTATATTATTGCATTCCTGGGCAAATATGTAAGAAACCATGTTTCCTAGATAAGTATAATCTAAAAGTGAGAGAGACACCTACCATTCAAGAATGCATTGAAGATGGTATTCATGTCTACAACTGGTAACCTGAAACAGAGAAAAAGGTTAAGAAAGTTTAATCCCTTAAACAACCACCTGCAGGAGTGCAAACAAAACCAGATAAAAGGCATGTACTATAAGTctataacataaaataagtAACATCATCCAGATGCAACTCTACAGAAGATTGagatgaaaacaagtgaaagtACTCGAACGTAATTTAGCATTCATCTTCTCAATACTAGGACTAATAGtaaagcatttctccttaaaaaaaaaaaagtaactaAATGATATGCATGTTAAACAATTACCCAGCACCCACACTATTAGAattagtaataaaaaattaaatccatcTTGAATCCATGTATATTTTTGAGCAAATTATATCCCCAAAGAGGAGAGAGGTAAATAGAGTCCATACATCAAGCCGTCTAAAGAATAGATATAAAAGACATATATCCTTCACTCACATAAAGGATTGCTAtatgtttgtgtgtgtgtgtgtgtgtgtgtgtgtgtatatacgGCGAGAGTTGGGGGAAAACGAAAGCATTCTTCGAAGTTAATTGAGCTAATAATAGATCGAATCGAACAGTAAAGATCAGTGATCACTTTccatcttaaaattttgaaaatgtaaGAAACTGATCGCAATCAATGTTACAATCTCGCATGCTACAAATCATAACGTTTCACAAAATTAATATGAACAGTCCACCAAACTCTTCCACTTCGATGATCAATTTATTTGGATCATTTGGTTATCAATTAAgataattgatttaggaaaacaataaattatCACTGAGCAGTAGTTCCAAAATGCTAATTAAACAGTGACAAAATCTCAAAGAACTACGATCAACAAAAAGTATTATCAACCAGCTCGATCATTACtgaacaaacaaaaagtaaacAGAACTggttaatcaaaatatattaaaaaaagaaaaaaaaaacgtatATAAGACGAGAAAGAGTGATGATTAGTACAGCGGCAGGGTCTTGAGCAGAGAAAGGCTCGAGACAGATACTGCAACCGTCTTCGGAACCATCGTCAAGTACTCCTCCGTAAGACGACGACGGTGGTGACGATGATGAAGCAGCCATTAATGCGATCGGCTTCTCGAGCATGGAGCAAGAAGAATCAACAGCAGCAGAAGGAGAGGAAGTGAAATCCGCCATTGAAACCAAACGTGTTTGGCAGAGCAAAGAAGAGAAACGGAGTTTTGATAGAGAGGAATCGAGAATgcggaagaaggaagaagcaAGGAACCCTAGAAAAAGCCAGTGTTTGGTTTCCGATGAGAAAAGTAAGTGgtcaaagaaaagaattttaattttattttgagaataAACTGAAAAAGAGGCAAAAGGCAGAAAACGCAGGCGGAGGGGAAAAAGATAAACCGATTCAGACGGTTTGATTTTCGATGGAATCAATCAACATAACCTTTTTCCAATCTCTgtaatcattaattaattaattctgaTTAATTATTTCGCACTTTTTTAGATTATACTGTTTTCCGTTTCACACTCCACTTCTTTCTACGCAAGGGTAAGATGCTCCGATTTGTTCTCGACTGGCTTGTTACAGATTTCGgcttttaatttcattaaattaaattcacacaaatcaaaatctttccaTTTCcgccttctttttctctcactaatagattttctttccaatttgagaagtaaattatataaaattggATCATACTTACACAGTCAAAATCaactctctcttttttttttctcacaaattttattcacattttcaatcttttttggACAAACACATTTTCAATCATTGAACATGAAatctattaattataatattttatataatatatatgctttaagcctaaacaaaatatatttagatcttatataaaactttttaaatatatatatatataaaagatttatatgttagtttaaaaattattgtaaattaacctcattagaaaagaaatattaacGGTCAATATATAAAAGTCAaagagttatttttaaaagttgcATGACACCATTATTtacatttgaaaattaaaaaaaggtcTTTAATATCTTAATAGTTAATGGATTCTTAGACCTAtttaatggttttaaattttgaaattaaatatttttttacttatgttttGTGAGGATAACTAAAAACTCGAGATATCAAAGTTTATctcttttattcctttttaaaattttaaaatacaaaaatatattatcttttaacattttttttattccctTTCGATTTATTGGAGAAGGTGAAAACCAAACAATagaatagaaaagaaaaaaatgctaAAATCAATAGAGATGTGAGATATACTTACTATAAAATTTTGCTATTATAATATCTTAGAAGTGTAGCCAGGTAAATTGAATGTTGGCAAGtattatttcaaataaattgaatcaaatattatttgaaaattattttgttgttactaatttagtaatttaattacttttttctAAGTAATAGttcaaaaaaagtaaaaattatacTTATACTGTTgctctttataatttaattactcaaatttcaaaattcataatGTTACCTTTATCTTAATCAGTCTCTTTTTGTAATAGTATtctaattattcaaaaattatagtaaattttaataacatTGTAAAAgataatcaataattttttaatacatTTTGGTGTACCAATATTTTAATACAGCAtaatatctttaaaaaatatataaaatagatTGAATAATTTAGTTTCACAagtaaaaagttaaaaaaaaaaagtctcaaTTTCACTTtacactcttttttttttccttttttcaccAACAAGTTATTTAAATCTTATCTAATTGAATAAATTGCCCaacttcaaatcaaatcacttgtatttttttttttgaatagcaAATCACTTGTATTAAGTAAAATGAAATTCTCATTGGCATTTAATTACATATTGCTTCTAAGGTAGGGAAGCATGTTACCACCTACCAACCTCCTTTTTAATCCCACCGAAAGGTCGAAAATCCACTTTCAAACTTCTCTTTACATTATCTGCTTTGTTCATACAACTTTGCTTTAAGAACggatcaaattgaaatttggcTGCCATTGAAAGTAGCTTTAACACTGACTTTAGTTCATGgctcaaaaaattaaaaatgaaaggtagctttaaaaataaataaataaatgctcAATTTGAGAATAGtcatttagatattttttaaattaagggtcaaatattttaattgtaacaattaaaagttaaatatttttagttttttataattaatgattaaggTAAGAAGTGTCTGACGCTTATAAactaattgtttttaattcaTGATATgaatgttaaatttttaacatgacttataacaattaaatttttaatataatgttaataattatatttttaacgTGTAGCAATTATTTCTAACATGATATTTAAcgattaaattttaaaacatagtaTGTAACActacattttttaaaactgTCATGTCATCAATTCATGTGATTTTTTATATACTCCATTTATCtgtaaacttaatttttaattctaaaaattaaaaaatatttaatttttaattattacaattaaaatatttaactcataattaaaaaaaaatccaaacctTTAATCccaatttaaacatttaaccTGAAAAAAACATCAAATGACTGTCCAATGAGATGACATCAGAGCCTGGCCCCATACATACAACCTGTGCTGATAGACAATTATTTTCGTCTATAATCCTCATCATCATTATTCAATCTCCCAAACCGTTGCTCTTCACTTGCAGCGAAGCCAAGCCAGAGACAAAAAAGAATGGCTTCTTCAGCGTCAGCTACTGTGCTTCTCTCTCTGACCATTACGGCACCGTATCCAAAGCCAACCACTTGCCGTTTCCTTCTCCAACCTCGAAACCGTTACCTCAATCTCTCTTCTTCAGCCAACTTCTCAACTAAAGCTCTCTTCTCTTCATACAATTCCAACTTGGTTCCACTAACTAAAGAGCTTGAAACGAATTGTAATTCTTTAACTCTTCGTGAAATTTGCCAGGATCACTTGCCGGACCACGTGCTGGGCAGGCAAGCTTCTGCTTCACCGCATTTTCCGTTTtgttaatttcttaaaattataTTGGTATGTTTTTACCGAAGATACGGTGGCATTTCAGGATGGAAGAGCTTGGGTATGTAATGCCGACCGACGTACAGAGGGAAGCTTTACCTGTTTTATTCTCTGGAAACGACTGCATTCTTCATGCTCAGGTTGATTTTCTTCCCAATCAGTATTATAGtataaatttttcaatattcatatcatatcataaaattttattttattttattttatttaattcagtTAGTTGAGCTTATAAAAATCCAATTCTCAATAACTATGTTAAAAGGAACAATGATTTTCCTGCGCTGATAAGGCTAATGTACGCCTTATTTGTGGTGCTCTAGACAGGTTCTGGGAAGACGCTGACTTACCTATTGTTGATTTATTCGgttataaaccctaaaagatCGGCTGTGCAAGCTTTAATTGTGGTTCCCACCAGGGAACTTGGCATGCAAGtaagaattttattttgattgttttaaCATTTCAAGTTCAATTTCGTTTCTGCAAGAAAATTTGGACAGATGAGTAGTTAGAAAATTGGATAATATAAGGTGAATATGGTAGTATTGTTATGGAAGTTTTGGTGTTTTTTGTATGATCAAAGGTTACGAAAGTGGCTCGGATGTTGGCTGCAAAGCCTATGGACCCTGAAGTGGAGCAGAAGTCGTATACTGTTATGGCGCTTTTAGATGGAGGAATGTTGAGGAGACATAAGAGTTGGCTGAAGGTCCTGCATTCTTCTTGTCCTCTTGTTTCATAAAGTTCCATGTAGATTTACAGGATTGTGGCAAAACATTATCACTGTTCtaaattagttaaaaataCAATATTTTCTAATAGTAATAGCTGAGTTTTCACAATGTGGAACTATTTGATAAGTAATTGGTAAAGAATGGAAACTCAGTTCTTACccatttttaatcttttcaagTTTTATTGCCCAACAACTTAGTGCCCTCTGGTAAAGTTTGATGACATATCTTTTCCTTAAGCTGTTCTCTTAATATGGTAATATTCTGAAAAGTTCCCTCTGTTTGTACAAAAAATTGTGGCAATCTATATCCAAAGTGATGGCCTGGTTATGTTCAAcgcaaattttatttatttatttatttcctttaatctttaaattttcagGCAGAACCACCTAATATAGTGGTAGCGACAATTGGAAGTTTGAGCCAGATGCTTGAGAAGCAGATATTTAAGCTTGATTCTATGCGAATATTGGTAGTTGATGAggtaattaaaacaaaatggcATTTTCCTCCGTTGATTAGTTGTTGACTTACTTATAAGCTATTTCTTTTGCATTTAAATTCcaaatacatattttaaatgacatttttatttttcaatgaatTCTGGAAATATCAGTAGGAATTTTGGAGAAACTTATTATTATGCCTTTAAGTTATCTTCCATGAAGTCACTAAAAGTATCAGAATATTGACTTTCAGTTGTCTTcatttggataaaatttttGCTTAAATTATGtgatttatgttttatataGTCTTTTAGGCAAATAAAcagacatttttgcattctaGGTGACTGTTTTGTACAGTCACTGATTGTTTATTAGGAGTAcccctctctctcttcttttgtgtttttgtttctgtttATTTGCTAAGCTTCTTAAATTGGCATGCCTTCTTTTGATATTCTTTCTTATGGAATGACATTTCATATTACTAGGTTGATTTTATATTCAATTCTTCAAAACAAGTTAGTTCCATCCGGAAGCTTTTGACATCATATTCTTCATGCAACAACCGTCAGACTGTTTTTGCCAGTGCATCCATCCCCCAGCACAGACGATTTTTACATGACTGTATACAGCAGAAGTGGACAAAGGTTAATTTGTTAACAGTTCTTTTCAAGTCATCTTGTTGGCATTCAATCCAGTGctgtttttggttttctcacttgaaaaatcattttggTATAACCTATAGGGGGATGTGGTTCATGTCCATGTCAATCCAGTAAAGCCCATGCCATCATGCCTGCTTCATAGATTTGTGGTAAGGGAAATTTTAGTATGGGACTCAATCTATGTACTTACTATGATAATGTTTTACCAAATGTTATTGTCCTCTACGGCATCTTTCTCTCAGTCTGTGAACAGTGATTGATTCTGATCATATGTTAAAATGCTTGACAGATATGTGGTAGAAAAGAGAAACATCGGCTATTACTATCTTTATTACAATCTGATCTGCCCGAGTCTggtattatttttgttaatgaGCAGGTTCGCACAGCTTATCCTTCTTCATGTGTTGATTTCTGAGATGATGCAATTATTATATGTTATTATCCTGAAAATAGGTTGGCTGCTATTTTGAAATTTGGGGTTCAGCATTGTATGAATGCTTTGCCTCAAGATGATATTCAATGAAGGATTTCTTCTTGATATGATCATGGCACCTTCTGGATCCGACCAAACCTCTGATCCAGCATGCATACGTGTATAATAGATGTATAGCTTATATAGTTTTACATATTTGCTATCATGACGAAAGGAAAGGTAGGAAAGAATTGGCTGGCTGCAATATGAACGTTAAGAAACCTTAGGTTCATCATTCTATGCTTCTCTAATAATTTTGCTATTTATTTCCCTCTCATTCATGCAGTCTGAGAAGTCAAAAAAGGCTGGGAAAGCTCCTTCAACAACTCTTatcattgattttttaaagGCTTCATATGGAGGTTCTTTAGAGATCATTCTTTTGGAGGACAACATGAATTTCAATTCACGAGCAGCTTCACTATCAGTAAGTGTCCTTTAGTTCCTCTATGATTGAATGCATGGCCTTTCCCATTCCCTctaaataaaagaaagctgaatttgttgttaattaatatatttgattttgttttgtagCATATTAATGACCTATTCAAAGTAAGCAAagattatttattcttttagttCCAGTGACTTATTCTTCTATTGAAACTTAATAGCAAGGGTTACTTATTTAGCTACTGTAAATTATATGATTCCTTTATTGAAAAACATTGAACAAACTGCTGCACTACAAGGCACCATGGAAGTGTCAACGCATGCAAAAGGCTACTTCTTACTACATGATTCCCTACTAGGCGATGATAAACTGTTTCACTCTTCGGCTATATCCTGCGGTCCATCCTCAAAGAGCTGCCTAACtgtttgaatatttgtttgaaAACACAGGAAGTGAGGCAAGGAGGCGGCCATCTCCTTGTGTCTACAGATATAGCTGCTAGGGGGATTGACCTGCCGGAAACAACTCATATATACAACTTTGACCTGCCAAAAACTGCTATCGATTATTTACATCGGGCTGGAAGAACAGGTAGAAAGCCATTTTCAGATAAGAAGTGCACTGTAACAAATATTATATTGTCAGAAGAGCGTTTTGTTTTGCAAAGATACGAAAACGAATTAATGTTTAACTGTGAAGAGCTTATACTGGAGACCCtatgttaaaattttcaatttatggGAAAGTTCCTGCTTCCTTCTTATTATGGTAACGTGAAAGTAAacagtttatttttttcatctttaagCCACAAGTTTGCAAAGTAAAAAACTCTTCTCACTTTTGTGAGGCTGGGTTGCATT is drawn from Theobroma cacao cultivar B97-61/B2 chromosome 4, Criollo_cocoa_genome_V2, whole genome shotgun sequence and contains these coding sequences:
- the LOC18602924 gene encoding E3 ubiquitin-protein ligase RHF1A, producing the protein MADFTSSPSAAVDSSCSMLEKPIALMAASSSSPPSSSYGGVLDDGSEDGCSICLEPFSAQDPAAVTSCRHEYHLQCILEWSQRSKECPICWQSFVLKDPASQELLDTVRIERHCRSRNPSPAVLIDFHHFHDGFGAEEDASHSDDSDFDERILQHLAAAASRARYVRRRERQRSFGLDPSQVLFFTSPEHMLHTQQTNPTSPDECQNLRYGLSQPDSLASVIPNVDPPLPVNPSVDVVSSSAVSGDKAIDSRQPQVDTPHRPSSSETFSFTESIKSKWSIASARYKESISKGTRGLKEKLLARNNSVKELSKGVQREMSAGIAGVAKMIERLDIATKRPGASIPVSGGTGGTSNILFKGKGVQENVIAQGLNKNCAEFNHGLNSEEPSYSSCTIPGKVEVSRTQRGQ
- the LOC18602925 gene encoding DEAD-box ATP-dependent RNA helicase 58, chloroplastic isoform X1 — translated: MASSASATVLLSLTITAPYPKPTTCRFLLQPRNRYLNLSSSANFSTKALFSSYNSNLVPLTKELETNCNSLTLREICQDHLPDHVLGRMEELGYVMPTDVQREALPVLFSGNDCILHAQTGSGKTLTYLLLIYSVINPKRSAVQALIVVPTRELGMQVTKVARMLAAKPMDPEVEQKSYTVMALLDGGMLRRHKSWLKAEPPNIVVATIGSLSQMLEKQIFKLDSMRILVVDEVDFIFNSSKQVSSIRKLLTSYSSCNNRQTVFASASIPQHRRFLHDCIQQKWTKGDVVHVHVNPVKPMPSCLLHRFVICGRKEKHRLLLSLLQSDLPESGIIFVNEQSEKSKKAGKAPSTTLIIDFLKASYGGSLEIILLEDNMNFNSRAASLSEVRQGGGHLLVSTDIAARGIDLPETTHIYNFDLPKTAIDYLHRAGRTGRKPFSDKKCTVTNIILSEERFVLQRYENELMFNCEELILETLC
- the LOC18602925 gene encoding DEAD-box ATP-dependent RNA helicase 58, chloroplastic isoform X2, which encodes MASSASATVLLSLTITAPYPKPTTCRFLLQPRNRYLNLSSSANFSTKALFSSYNSNLVPLTKELETNCNSLTLREICQDHLPDHVLGRMEELGYVMPTDVQREALPVLFSGNDCILHAQTGSGKTLTYLLLIYSVINPKRSAVQALIVVPTRELGMQVTKVARMLAAKPMDPEVEQKSYTVMALLDGGMLRRHKSWLKAEPPNIVVATIGSLSQMLEKQIFKLDSMRILVVDEVDFIFNSSKQVSSIRKLLTSYSSCNNRQTVFASASIPQHRRFLHDCIQQKWTKGDVVHVHVNPVKPMPSCLLHRFVSEKSKKAGKAPSTTLIIDFLKASYGGSLEIILLEDNMNFNSRAASLSEVRQGGGHLLVSTDIAARGIDLPETTHIYNFDLPKTAIDYLHRAGRTGRKPFSDKKCTVTNIILSEERFVLQRYENELMFNCEELILETLC
- the LOC18602925 gene encoding DEAD-box ATP-dependent RNA helicase 58, chloroplastic isoform X3, which codes for MQVTKVARMLAAKPMDPEVEQKSYTVMALLDGGMLRRHKSWLKAEPPNIVVATIGSLSQMLEKQIFKLDSMRILVVDEVDFIFNSSKQVSSIRKLLTSYSSCNNRQTVFASASIPQHRRFLHDCIQQKWTKGDVVHVHVNPVKPMPSCLLHRFVICGRKEKHRLLLSLLQSDLPESGIIFVNEQSEKSKKAGKAPSTTLIIDFLKASYGGSLEIILLEDNMNFNSRAASLSEVRQGGGHLLVSTDIAARGIDLPETTHIYNFDLPKTAIDYLHRAGRTGRKPFSDKKCTVTNIILSEERFVLQRYENELMFNCEELILETLC